A single genomic interval of Mustela nigripes isolate SB6536 chromosome 7, MUSNIG.SB6536, whole genome shotgun sequence harbors:
- the LOC132022309 gene encoding LOW QUALITY PROTEIN: intraflagellar transport protein 172 homolog (The sequence of the model RefSeq protein was modified relative to this genomic sequence to represent the inferred CDS: inserted 2 bases in 1 codon; deleted 2 bases in 1 codon; substituted 1 base at 1 genomic stop codon) yields MTLPQSQAWCPSSFHCEQGQKRQRQRVSGSRCGSVTGCQGLLTCLKETKRRANKGHWDSLSVYALGGGKACPFCSGVGGDTNLEFGWGGGTEILQGDGVGLERGGGKTEVMVTEGVTTVAYMLDEGLIEFGTAIDDGNYTRATAFLETLEMTPETEAMWKILSKLALEARQLHIAERCFSAWGHVAKARFLHETKEIADQVSREYGGEGTDFYQVRARLAMLEKNYKLAEMIFLEQSAVEETMDMXHELHCWDECIPVAQAKGHPALEKLRRSYYQWLMDTQQEERAGELQESQGDGLAAISLYLKAGLPAKAARLVLAREELLANTELVENITAALIKGELYERAGDLFEKIRNPERALECYCKGSAFMKAVELARLAFPVEVMRLXALGDHLVQQKQLDAAIHHYIEARCSIKAIEAALGVHQWKKAIYVLDLPDRNTVGTTYNPRGAQHYASLQEYEIAEELYVKGDRTEDAVDMYTRAGRWEQAHKLAMKCMRPEDMSVLYISQAQETEKQGKYLEAERLYATVEEPDLAITMFKKHKLYDDMIRLVGKHHPDLLSDTHLHLGKELEAEGRLQEAEYHYLEAQEWKATVNMDRSNGLWEEAYRVAQAHGGADAHKHVAYLWAKSLGGASAVRLLTKLGLLEAAVDLVADNCSFEFAFELSRLALKHKTPEMHLRHALYLEDEVKSEEAEAEFIRAGTPKEAALMFVHNQDWEAAQQVAEAHDPDTVAKGLVGQARGALEEKDFQKAEGLLLRAQRPGLPINYYKEAGLWSDALRIYKDYVPGQLEALREEYEREATKKGARGMEGLVDQARQWEQAGEYSRAVDCYLKVRGSGSSSLEEKCWMKGKMNRFHTLKLRPWG; encoded by the exons ATGACACTCCCACAATCTCAGGCCTGGTGCCCATCCTCTTTCCACTGTGAGCAGGGCCAGAAG CGTCAGCGACAGCGCGTCAGCGGCAGTCGCTGCGGCAGCGTTACGGGTTGTCAAG GGCTTCTTACCTGCTTGAAGGAAACGAAACGCCGGGCAAACAAGGGCCACTGGGATTCCCTCAGCGTGTACGCGCTGGGGGGGGGTAAGGCCTGTCCGTTCTGCAGTGGAGTCGGTGGAGACACTAACCTGGAAttcgggtggggtggggggactgaaATTTTACAGGGTGATGGGGTAGGTCTGGAGCGGGGCGGTGGGAAGACCGAGGTGATGGTGACCGAAGGTGTGACGACTGTTGCCTACATGCTGGATGAGGGCCTGATCGAGTTTGGAACGGCCATTGATGACGGCAACTACACCCG GGCCACAGCCTTCTTGGAGACTCTGGAAATGACCCCAGAAACAGAGGCAATGTGGAAAATCTTGAGCAAACTGGCACTCGAGGCAAGGCAGCTCCACATCGCGGAGAG GTGCTTTTCTGCTTGGGGCCATGTAGCAAAAGCTCGATTCCTGCATGAGACCAAGGAGATTGCAGACCAAGTGTCTCGGGAATAT GGTGGAGAAGGAACAGACTTTTACCAGGTCCGAGCACGCCTAGCCATGCTGGAGAAGAACTACAAGCTGGCTGAGATGATCTTCTTGGAGCAG AGTGCCGTTGAGGAGACTATGGATATGTAGCATGAGCTGCACTGTTGGGATGAGTGTATCCCTGTGGCTCAGGCCAAG GGCCACCCAGCCCTGGAGAAGCTGCGCCGGAGTTACTACCAGTGGCTGATGGACACACAGCAAGAGGAGCGAGCCGGTGAGCTACAGGAGAGCCAGGGGGATGGACTAGCAGCCATCAGCCTCTACCTCAAAGCCGGGCTCCCTGCCAAAGCTGCCCGACTGGTGCTGGCCCGGGAGGAACTGCTAGCTAACACCGAGCTGGTAGAAAACATCACTGCAGCCCTAATCAAGGGGGAGCTGTATGAAAGG GCAGGTGATCTCTTTGAGAAGATTCGAAACCCAGAGCGGGCCCTGGAGTGCTACTGTAAAGGCAGCGCATTCATGAAAG CGGTGGAGCTGGCTCGGTTGGCATTCCCAGTGGAGGTGATGAGACT GGCCTTGGGGGATCACTTGGTGCAGCAGAAGCAGCTCGATGCAGCCATTCATCACTACATTGAAGCCAG gtGCTCCATTAAGGCAATTGAAGCTGCCCTTGGCGTCCACCAGTGGAAGAAGGCCATTTATGTATTAGATCTACCGGACCGGAATACTGTCGGA ACCACATACAACCCCCGCGGGGCCCAACACTATGCGTCTCTGCAGGAGTATGAG ATTGCGGAGGAGCTCTACGTTAAGGGAGACCGAACAGAAGATGCAGTAGACATGTACACTCGGGCCGGCCGCTGGGAGCAAGCCCACAAG CTGGCGATGAAGTGCATGAGGCCGGAAGACATGTCGGTGCTGTACATCAGCCAGGCTcaggagacggagaagcagggcAAGTACCTGGAGGCGGAAAG gctctaCGCGACAGTGGAAGAGCCTGATCTTGCCATCACCATGTTCAAAAAGCACAAGCTGTATGATGATATGATCCGCCTGGTAGGGAAGCACCACCCAGATCTCCTCAGTGACACACACCTACACCTGGGCAAG GAGCTGGAGGCTGAAGGCCGACTGCAGGAGGCCGAGTATCACTACCTCGAGGCTCAGGAGTGGAAGGCAACAGTGAACATGGACCGGTCCAATGGGCTTTGGGAGGAGGCCTACCGG GTGGCCCAGGCTCACGGAGGAGCTGATGCCCACAAGCACGTGGCCTATCTGTGGGCAAAGAGCCTGGGAGGAGCGTCCGCAGTGAGACTGCTCACTAAGCTCGGACTCCTGGAAGCTGCCGTGGACCTCGTCGCCGACAACTG CTCATTTGAATTTGCTTTTGAACTCTCCCGGCTGGCCCTCAAGCACAAAACCCCTGAGATGCATCTCCGACATGCTCTGTACCTGGAGGATGAG GTTAAATCTGAAGAGGCCGAAGCTGAATTCATCAGGGCTGGTACGCCCAAGGAAGCAGCCCTCAT GTTCGTCCATAACCAGGACTGGGAGGCAGCTCAGCAAGTGGCCGAGGCCCACGATCCTGACACTGTCGCCAAGGGGCTTGTGGGGCAGGCCCGGGGGGCCTTGGAGGAGAAGGACTTTCAGAAAGCAGAAGGGCTGCTGCTTCGGGCCCAGAGACCGGGCCTGCCCATCAATTATTATAAG GAGGCTGGATTATGGAGCGACGCTCTGCGGATCTACAAGGACTATGTGCCGGGCCAGCTGGAGGCTCTGCGGGAAGAGTATGAGCGGGAGGCTACCAAGAAAGGGGCCAG GGGCATGGAGGGGCTCGTGGACCAAGCTCGCCAGTGGGAGCAGGCTGGAGAGTATAGCCGTGCCGTCGACTGCTACCTCAAGGTGCGGGGCTCAGGCAGCAGCAGCCTGGAGGAAAAGTGCTGGATGAAG GGTAAAATGAATAGATTTCACACCTTGAAGCTGAGACCCTGGGGCTAA
- the LOC132021271 gene encoding uncharacterized protein C2orf16-like has protein sequence MEFSGLREQLRGKRNGASQTTTASSKRQPEKSSQPKFIQRFFQGLKQAFQRARRIMAFAGQKPEDRSRPDHLCSSKNHHPKRKARDDSSSRDIKRDRMSVGKLKPTDITTKQEKMLWEEIQQFRSAHQPKRSSSFQRRHTQRPKPIVSQRSAIFKTTSVGQAVVIVQNNKSSKDKRNSYRCEISSQASKSSKIGTRVQARGRNLHGSLKRTSHSHLTEKLTPKKRNPHSFVRERTPSNSSESHCSPSERRHRSHPRRRHHSSSERSHQSPCERRCLFQKTHHSPLEVRGHSPSERRQHMTSERSGPSS, from the coding sequence ATGGAGTTCTCGGGATTACGAGAACAGTTAAGAGGGAAGAGGAATGGAGCATCTCAGACGACTACTGCCTCTTCGAAAAGACAACCTGAGAAATCCTCCCAACCCAAATTCATTCAACGGTTTTTTCAAGGCCTAAAGCAAGCATTCCAGAGAGCACGAAGAATAATGGCTTTTGCTGGACAGAAGCCTGAGGACAGGTCAAGGCCAGACCATTTGTGTTCAAGCAAAAACCACCATCCAAAACGAAAAGCCAGAGATGATTCCTCATCAAGAGATATCAAAAGAGATAGGATGTCAGTTGGTAAGCTAAAGCCAACAGACATAACCACTAAGCAGGAGAAGATGTTATGGGAAGAAATACAGCAATTCAGATCAGCTCATCAACCAAAAAGAAGTAGCTCTTTCCAACGTAGACATACCCAACGACCCAAGCCCATAGTTTCCCAAAGAAGTGCTATTTTCAAAACCACTTCAGTCGGACAGGCTGTGGTCATTGTTCAAAACAACAAGAGCAGCAAAGATAAGAGAAACTCCTACAGATGTGAAATCTCTAGCCAGGCGTCCAAGAGCTCCAAAATAGGAACCAGAGTTCAAGCCAGAGGGAGAAATCTACATGGTTCCCTTAAGAGAACCTCACACAGTCACCTTACAGAGAAACTCACACCCAAGAAGCGAAACCCCCATAGCTTTGTAAGGGAGAGAACCCCAAGTAATTCCTCTGAAAGCCATTGCAGTCCCTCCGAGAGGCGCCATCGAAGTCATCCTCGGAGGAGACATCACAGTTCCTCTGAAAGGAGCCATCAGAGTCCCTGTGAGAGGAGATGTCTCTTTCAGAAAACTCATCACAGTCCCTTagaggtgagaggacacagcccttctgagagaagacagcacatgacctctgagaggagtggtcccAGTTCCtga
- the LOC132021272 gene encoding uncharacterized protein C2orf16-like: MTPEPKHHTTETMGLTPKARPTEKEFLGMTPKPISKTTGYTESAPRPYPQALEFVEVISKKRLQREQSEALTTASLHHVPKSSEMTPRLRYPAPESVGSTSKQCLQREKSLDLSPRQTGQATGHAESVELTSETQQQGDGPMGLTQSQNQSMKYSQIVPGLQGQITELMRISPKPLDQVTGSTKTQLQAAQPIGITSIGPPKVVEYVKVTPGPPLQVVKSVALTPGGTSQMVDYVELTPKLQDVRPSEFTSGLWLQSVKSKELTTEPTHQILDRM; this comes from the coding sequence ATGACACCAGAGCCCAAGCATCACACTACAGAAACTATGGGGTTGACCCCCAAAGCAAGGCCAACAGAGAAGGAATTCCTTGGCATGACCCCAAAGCCAATAAGTAAAACCACTGGATATACAGAGAGCGCTCCAAGGCCCTATCCTCAAGCACTAGAATTTGTGGAGGTGATCTCCAAGAAAAGACTGCAAAGGGAACAATCAGAAGCACTGACTACAGCGTCATTACATCATGTCCCAAAATCTTCAGAGATGACACCAAGGCTAAGATATCCAGCTCCTGAATCTGTGGGCTCAACCTCTAAGCAGTGCCTTCAAAGGGAGAAATCTTTAGATTTGTCCCCAAGACAAACAGGTCAAGCTACAGGACATGCAGAATCTGTAGAGCTCACATCTGAGACACAGCAGCAAGGGGATGGACCGATGGGGCTGACACAGTCACAGAATCAAAGTATGAAATACTCACAGATAGTTCCAGGACTACAGGGTCAAATTACAGAGCTTATGAGGATTAGTCCAAAGCCACTAGATCAAGTCACAGGCTCTACAAAGACACAGCTTCAAGCTGCTCAACCAATAGGAATAACCTCAATAGGCCCCCCAAAAGTTGTTGAATATGTGAAAGTGACACCTGGGCCACCACTTCAGGTTGTAAAGTCTGTAGCATTAACACCAGGGGGTACCTCTCAAATGGTAGACTATGTTGAACTGACTCCAAAATTACAAGATGTGAGACCTTCTGAGTTTACCTCAGGGCTATGGTTGCAAAGTGTAAAATCAAAGGAATTAACCACAGAGCCAACACACCAGATTTTGGATAGAATGTAG